CAAACGCCTTGCCGCGCTCGATCAGCTTGTCGTCAGTTTGCTCTTCACGAGACGTCTGGCGAGCCGTCTGCAAGCGCTTGGACGGGTCGGAGCCGCATGCGACTCCAAGGAGTGCCAGCACCAGCAAGGCATGGCTACTTCTTCTTGCGCTGGTCATTCCCGTACTTGAGCCGGATTCGTCTGTCGATGTTCGACAGCCAGTTGACGTAGTCGTGCTGCTGCCCCTCGAGATACTCCAGCAGCACGCGCACTTCCTTCTGCGCAACTTCCCAGTTCTTGCGATTGAGCGCGTACTCGAGACGCACGCGATGCGTGCGGAAGTCCTGGGCTACTTCTTCTCGCAGCGAGGCCGCGACCCTGGCCAACTCCTGGGAGGCGGCCTTGTCGCCCGCCGCGGCGTAGCAAACGCTCGCCATCTCGAACTCGGGCACGGCCGCCACCCCGTCATTCACGTGGAAGGGCCGCCGTTCTCGCTTGGAGTAGCCGACCGACGCGCGGTCTTCGGCGTAGGCCAACGCGCTCGGTCCGCTCTGGGGACAGCTCTTGGGGGCCGCGGGAAAGAGCTCGGGCACTTCCCGCGGTTGGTCCTGGGTCTCTTCGTCGTTGGGGTCCGTGAAGATCAGGAACGCGCCGACGACGGCGATCAAGGCGGCGAGAACCAGGGTGGTGGGACTGAGGGAGTTCTCTTTCTTCTGAGCCGCGGCGGCACCGGCCAGGTCTTGAACCGTGACGCCAATCTGAGTGTAGCCGATGCCCAGGATGGCCCCGGGGGTGAGCATGGCGCGCGTGAAGGGGGCGTTGTTGATCGTCGGCGGCGGCTGAAAGCTGCGCGCCTCGACCACCAAACCGCCAGGCGTCACTTCCAGCGCCACGTGCTCGATCTCAGCGCTGCCCACGGGCAAACGGATCTCGCAGTGAGCTCCGCAGCCGATGAGCGCTCTTTCGCCGTCCACTCGGACCTCGTCCGCGCGACCGTCGGGGTGTCGAATCTCGAAAGTCAAGGAGTGCATCAGACATTCCCCGTTTCACCGAGCTTCATGAAGATCGGCGCAAGAATCAGGATCATCACACAGGCCATCAGCAACACCAGTGGACCTACCATGGCCACACCCGCCTTCGCGGCCGACTTCTCGGCGTTGACGCTGCGTCGCATGCGCGTCATCCCCGCTTGTACCTGCAATACGTCTGCGAGCGGATTGCCCTTCTCTTCGGCCTGGACCACGGAGTTCACGAACTCCATCACGCTCTCGCTCGGCACGCGCTCAGCCAAGTCCAACATTGCCTGACGTCGCGTCTTCCCGATCTGCAGCTCCTGCAGGATCCGACCGAACTCCTCGACCAACCCATCTCGCTGGTTGCTGCTCTTCTCCACGACCTGGCGCAGCGCACCCGGGAAGTCTTTGCCCGCACTCATGGCCAGCGCGATCAGGTCGATTGCGTAGGGCAAGCCTCGGTTGATGCTACGCAGGCGCTCTTGGGCGATGCTCTGCATCTGCAAGTAGGGCACGGCCGCACCCACCGGGCCGATGATCATCACCATCAACGCGCCCATGTCGGTCAGCACTCCGAAGATGACGCCGAAGCCAAGGCCGCCAAAGAAGGAGACGATGGTGAGGCCCAGGAACTCCTCCGCCGAGATGCCCAGCCAATCTCCCGCCAGAGCCAGATGCCTGTCGATGTTGCGGCGCGTCTCTTGGGGGACGATGCCGCTGAGGCGCACGCCAAGCCAACGGACCAAGGGCTCGAGTCGTGCCCAGCCATCACTCTCGTCGATGGCCCGCTGGCGCTTGAGGCCGCGCATACCGAAACGATTGGCCTCGCGGGTCGGCGCGCTGGCCATGGCGTACATGGCGGCAGCCAAGGCCAGACACAGCATGACCATCACCGCGTAGCGCAGCACCGGGTAGGGAATGTTCATATGTCCACCGCCAGGATCTTGCGTGCCCAAAGCAGGGAAATCAGCCAGAGCACTCCCGCAATGCCAGACAGAATCCAGCCGATCAGTGTGTCTCGCAACGGGTCGAAGAAGCCCGGTTGCATCCAGCTGAGAATGACCACGATCGCGAAGGGAAAAACTGCGAGCACCCACGCTTGGGCTTTGCCTTCTGCGGTCTTGCTCTGGACGACACCCTCCAACCGCATCATCTCGCGCAAGGTGTTGGCCGTAGTCTCGAGGATGCGCGGCATGTCACCACCCAGCTGGCGCCCAATCAGCACGGCCGAAAGCGCGGAATCCAGCTGCCGGCTCGCGACTCGAGCTCCCATGTTGAGCAGGGCTTGGTCGAGGGTGCTGCCGACACGCATTTCTTTGCACGCCAAGTCGACTTCGCCTTGGATGGGCTGAGGCAGCAAGGGCTGCACCGATTGAAACGCGTTGGCGATGCTCGGGGTAGCCTTCAGGGCGTTGGCAAGCGCCGTGAGAAAGCCATCGAGTTGATCCTCGATGCGCTCCACACGCTGCCGCCGCAGGCGCTCGATGTACTGAGCGGGCCCGAGGAGTGCTACGAGGATCAGCACCCACCAGCCTTCCACGCGATAGGCCATGTGCGCGGCAAGAATGGCGAACACCGCGCCCATCTGCCCAAACGCGATGTGGCGCCCGGGCGTCCAAATGAACATCAAGCGCAGCTTGCGCTCGAGGAATGCGCAGTACCGCGACCAGTAGCGCATCACCGGTCCCTGCGAATCGACGACCGCGGCCCAGCCTCCTATGAACAAGGACGCGATGACGGCCGCCAAGGATGCCCATTTCAGGATCATCGTCACGTGCATCAGAGGTACGGTCCCTCCCGCGGCACGAGGCCTTTGACGATGAACTCGTTGAGGAACGAAGGCAGATAGCCCGTGGCCTGGTGACGGCCCAGCACTTCGCCTTTCGTGCCGGTGCCGCTGCGTACGAACTCGAAGATCGGCATCAGCTCGAAGGTCAGGTCGTCGCCCAAGCCCACCACTTCCGCAACGCTCGTTACCTTGCGGGCACCGTCCGAGAAACGCGATTGCTGCACGACAACATCAATCGATCCCACGATCTGCTCGCGAATGGCACGCGGGGGCAAGTCCACGCCCGCCATCAGACAGAGCGTCTCGATGCGCTTCAATCCTTCCAAAGGAGAATTGGCGTGGGTGGTCGTCAGCGACCCGTCATGGCCCGTGTTCATGGCCTGAAGCATGTCCAGGGCCTCGCCACCACGACACTCGCCGACGACGACTCGGTCCGGGCGCATGCGCATGGCATTTCGCAGCAGGTCGCGAATCGTGTACTCGCCCTTGCCCTCCATGTTCGGTGGGCGAGTTTCCATGCTCACGACGTGCGGCTGCACCAGCTGCAACTCGGCTGCGTCCTCGATCGTCACGATGCGCTCGTCTGCGGGAATCGCACCGGACAGAATGTTGAGCAGTGTCGTCTTGCCGCTACCGGTACCTCCGGAAATGATGATGTTCTTCTTGGCCGCTACACAGCGGGTCAGGAAGCGCCCCATCGGCTCCGACAGCGCTCCGTACTTGATCAGCTTGTCGAGGGTCAGGGGAACCTTCGAAAACTTTCGGATGGTGATGCAGGAGCCCTTGAGCGCAATCGGGCGAATCACCGCATTCACGCGCGACCCGTCCTTCAGACGCGCGTCGACCAAGGGCGAAGATTCGTCGATGCGGCGACCCAAAGGGGTCACGATGCGCTCGATCACCGCGCGGACGCGTTCGTCGTCCGTGAACTTCTGGTCCGACAAGACGATCTTGCCGTTTCGCTCGATGTAGATGGTGTCGGCATCCACCACCATGATTTCAGTGACCGTCGGATCGGCCAGCAGGTGCTCGAGGGGGCCCAGGCCCAACGCTTCGTCGGCGAGCTCTCCCACCAGACGATCCTTCGCCACCGACGCAGGGACCCGCGGCCCCATCATGTCGACGATGCGTCGCAAGGCGCTGATGACCTTGGGGCGCATCGAGGGATCATCCAATTCCTTCGCACCCATGGTCGCCAAGTCCAAGTGCTCCAGGAGCTGGCGGTGAATGTCCCGACGCATTTCGTTCGTCTCGCGCGAGGCTGCCGTCGGTTTGGCGGGTGGCAGCCCTTCCGGCCCTCGCGGTGGAACGTCGTGGGCCGGGGCGGACGGATGCGGAATCGGATGATGAGGAGCGGAACCTTGCGGAGGAGCGTGCGCCGGCGCGGCATGGCCGGGCGCGGCTTGTGCAGGAGCTCTCCCGTACTGGTTCCCCGGCGCGGGCTCGCCGTGTCGCGGAGCAGAGTCCTGCGGGTGTGGCGCCCGATTCTGAGGTGGATGGGAAGGATGTCGGGGAAAGCCCCCACCCTGCTGGGGAGGATGGTGCCCCTGCTGGGGAGCGTGCTGACCCTGTTGGGGAGGTGGGTGGCCCCCTCCGGCTTGCGGGTAGTGCGACGCGCTGGGCCCCGGCGGTCCAGCCGGCTTTGGCTGCGCAGCCTGCCCGGGCAGCTCGAACACGAGGGTGTGGTCGCCAACGACGATAGGCGTGCCAAAGGAAACCCAAGCCGAGGTCTTCCGGAGCAGTTGTTCACCGGCCAGAGTTCCGTTGGTGGACTGATCTTCCACTCGCACGCCGTGAGGCGCGAATTCGATCAGTGCGTGGCGCCGCGAGACCTGATCGCTCTTGATGCGCAACCCACAGCCAGCGTCCCGGCCCACGGTGATCGGGTCCGTTGCCTGGATCTGCAGGGTCCGCTTGCCACCGCCCGCGCGAGACTCGATGCTCACGAGCAGGTTCATGCGTTCAACCCCGCGGGGACTCCATGGCGCAGATCACTTTGCTTTCTTCCACTGCTTCGGGCGCTTGTTGTAGGCATTCACCGCGTCGATATCGCCCGAGTAGTCCTCGAACTGGCTGAGCGCGCTGTTGACGGCTTCGATGGCCGGCATGGGCACGGCCTCCACGGCAGTGGGGATCACGAAGACGGCGCCTTCCACATCCTCGGCACTGTCCCGGTGAGAGCCGAACAGCAGCCCCAGCACCGGCACTTCGCTGAGGAGGGGGAGGCCCCGCACACCGCGCCGCTGAGTGCGGCTTCGAATCCCCGACAGCACCAGGGATTGCCCTAGCTTCATGCGTACCAGGGTGTTCAGGTTGCTCGTGTTTCGTCCGGGCAGATTCGTCGAGTCGGCCGGCGGCGTGAGATCCGAAACGTCGGCTTCCACCTGAATTTCCAGCTCGCCCGTCTCCTCGTCGAGCCGCGGCAGCACGGAGACGTTCGTCCCGAACTCGATGGCTTTGATGTTCGAGGTCAGCCCCGACGAGATACTGAAGTTCTGCTCACCACCGCTCTTGAAGGTCGCCTTGGTCCCGTTCACCGTGATGACCGTCGACTGCTTCATGACCTTCGCCCAGCCCTTGACCGACGCGATGTCGAGGGCGGGAAGTGGTTGGTTGACGATCGAAGCTTGAGCCGTGGTCGTGGTGCCGGCGAGAAAGTCGTAGGTGAACTCGCTCTGGATGTTCTGCCCACCAATGCGCCCTGGCCAGTCGATCCCGACGTTGTAGCCGGAGGTCTTGTCGTATTGGATGAAGAAGAAGTCGACGCGAATGTTGACCTTGCGATCGACCGCACCGCCCTGTCCGACGACCACCAGAGACTCCACTTGCCCCGGGTAGAGCGCCGCAATCTTCTCGATGCGCCGCGCATCCCCCTCGGTGCCCACGCCGCCCTCGATGAAGAAGCGCGACCCAACTCGCCGCACGCGGATGCCGGGCATTTCCCCCAACAGGTCCGCCAGCTCGCGTTTCACCGCGTCAGGCGAACGCGCGAAGACGTTGATCACGTAGTTGGTCGTCGAGTCGTCTTTGTTGATCAGCAGCAGGGTCGTGCTGCCGGGTTTGCGTCCCGCAATCACGAACTTGCTGTTGTCCGTCGTCAGCTTGACGTCGGCGATGCCCTTGATTCCCTCGGAGTAGTTCTTGACCCCAGAGGCCGGAATGGTCTGGTTCTCGCCGACGACGATGTTGATTTCCTTCGTCTCGCCAGCGTCGCCGTCGCTCAGCTCCTCGCTAGGCTTGTCCTGCGCCCAGGTCGCGGGCGCGGCCAAGACCAAGGCCGGAATCAGCAGCCATGCTCGTGCACGCATCATTTCGCCTCCAGCCTGACCGGCCCAGCTTTGGAGCGTATGCTCTGGATGGTCTTGATCACTTCCTTGTCGGTGAGTGCTGACGAGTTCATCTCGGGAATGCCTTCTACGATCTTCTGGTCTGTGGGATTGCGCAGAGCGACGACCATTTGACCCTTCTCCTGGGCGAGCGCCAGCAACTGACCCTCCGCCAGCGAGACGCTCAGGGTCAACAACATGTCTCTTTCCTTGGCACCTTCGGCCAGGTTCTGAGGCGCCGTCTCCAAACCCACCGCGAGCACGAGCACCTTCTGCAGCAGCAC
The nucleotide sequence above comes from Polyangiaceae bacterium. Encoded proteins:
- a CDS encoding ATPase, T2SS/T4P/T4SS family translates to MNLLVSIESRAGGGKRTLQIQATDPITVGRDAGCGLRIKSDQVSRRHALIEFAPHGVRVEDQSTNGTLAGEQLLRKTSAWVSFGTPIVVGDHTLVFELPGQAAQPKPAGPPGPSASHYPQAGGGHPPPQQGQHAPQQGHHPPQQGGGFPRHPSHPPQNRAPHPQDSAPRHGEPAPGNQYGRAPAQAAPGHAAPAHAPPQGSAPHHPIPHPSAPAHDVPPRGPEGLPPAKPTAASRETNEMRRDIHRQLLEHLDLATMGAKELDDPSMRPKVISALRRIVDMMGPRVPASVAKDRLVGELADEALGLGPLEHLLADPTVTEIMVVDADTIYIERNGKIVLSDQKFTDDERVRAVIERIVTPLGRRIDESSPLVDARLKDGSRVNAVIRPIALKGSCITIRKFSKVPLTLDKLIKYGALSEPMGRFLTRCVAAKKNIIISGGTGSGKTTLLNILSGAIPADERIVTIEDAAELQLVQPHVVSMETRPPNMEGKGEYTIRDLLRNAMRMRPDRVVVGECRGGEALDMLQAMNTGHDGSLTTTHANSPLEGLKRIETLCLMAGVDLPPRAIREQIVGSIDVVVQQSRFSDGARKVTSVAEVVGLGDDLTFELMPIFEFVRSGTGTKGEVLGRHQATGYLPSFLNEFIVKGLVPREGPYL
- a CDS encoding type II secretion system F family protein; translated protein: MILKWASLAAVIASLFIGGWAAVVDSQGPVMRYWSRYCAFLERKLRLMFIWTPGRHIAFGQMGAVFAILAAHMAYRVEGWWVLILVALLGPAQYIERLRRQRVERIEDQLDGFLTALANALKATPSIANAFQSVQPLLPQPIQGEVDLACKEMRVGSTLDQALLNMGARVASRQLDSALSAVLIGRQLGGDMPRILETTANTLREMMRLEGVVQSKTAEGKAQAWVLAVFPFAIVVILSWMQPGFFDPLRDTLIGWILSGIAGVLWLISLLWARKILAVDI
- a CDS encoding pilus assembly protein N-terminal domain-containing protein: MMRARAWLLIPALVLAAPATWAQDKPSEELSDGDAGETKEINIVVGENQTIPASGVKNYSEGIKGIADVKLTTDNSKFVIAGRKPGSTTLLLINKDDSTTNYVINVFARSPDAVKRELADLLGEMPGIRVRRVGSRFFIEGGVGTEGDARRIEKIAALYPGQVESLVVVGQGGAVDRKVNIRVDFFFIQYDKTSGYNVGIDWPGRIGGQNIQSEFTYDFLAGTTTTAQASIVNQPLPALDIASVKGWAKVMKQSTVITVNGTKATFKSGGEQNFSISSGLTSNIKAIEFGTNVSVLPRLDEETGELEIQVEADVSDLTPPADSTNLPGRNTSNLNTLVRMKLGQSLVLSGIRSRTQRRGVRGLPLLSEVPVLGLLFGSHRDSAEDVEGAVFVIPTAVEAVPMPAIEAVNSALSQFEDYSGDIDAVNAYNKRPKQWKKAK
- a CDS encoding type II secretion system F family protein translates to MNIPYPVLRYAVMVMLCLALAAAMYAMASAPTREANRFGMRGLKRQRAIDESDGWARLEPLVRWLGVRLSGIVPQETRRNIDRHLALAGDWLGISAEEFLGLTIVSFFGGLGFGVIFGVLTDMGALMVMIIGPVGAAVPYLQMQSIAQERLRSINRGLPYAIDLIALAMSAGKDFPGALRQVVEKSSNQRDGLVEEFGRILQELQIGKTRRQAMLDLAERVPSESVMEFVNSVVQAEEKGNPLADVLQVQAGMTRMRRSVNAEKSAAKAGVAMVGPLVLLMACVMILILAPIFMKLGETGNV